In Modestobacter versicolor, a single genomic region encodes these proteins:
- a CDS encoding SseB family protein: protein MGAPTLATQLAEALDAGAVATALALLRPAQLLLPLTEGVAAGDERPGWATVTGPDRVCLVAFTSVEALQTATGGAVRSGRVSSLPELAAGWPDPRWGLVVDPGLPSHLVLEPGTVARLAAPSLAEQVAAEPDVPFPLLQQLVPHAELAGRLAGETRVSGYVHQLPDVLHIATPVVLVDALGRSAEAAALVDPDGAVHLLRWPAVGPELYRSAHGGTDEAGRDAVAGWLVEDPPFVGLGLAPNVDQVVREHRVHGVELPHGAQLWQLGHDGEERQVAVLDGDLGTWVTG, encoded by the coding sequence GTGGGAGCACCGACGCTGGCGACCCAGCTCGCCGAGGCCCTCGACGCCGGTGCGGTGGCGACGGCGCTGGCGCTGCTGCGCCCGGCCCAGCTCCTGCTGCCGCTCACCGAGGGCGTGGCCGCCGGCGACGAGCGGCCCGGGTGGGCGACGGTCACCGGCCCGGACCGGGTCTGCCTGGTGGCCTTCACCTCCGTCGAGGCGCTGCAGACCGCCACCGGCGGTGCGGTGCGGTCGGGCCGGGTGAGCTCGCTGCCCGAGCTCGCGGCCGGCTGGCCCGACCCGCGCTGGGGTCTGGTCGTCGACCCGGGGCTGCCCTCGCACCTGGTCCTGGAGCCCGGCACCGTCGCCCGGCTGGCCGCGCCGTCGCTGGCCGAGCAGGTGGCGGCCGAGCCGGACGTGCCCTTCCCGCTGCTCCAGCAGCTGGTGCCGCACGCCGAGCTGGCCGGGCGCCTGGCCGGCGAGACCCGGGTCTCCGGCTACGTCCACCAGCTCCCCGACGTGCTGCACATCGCCACCCCCGTCGTGCTCGTCGACGCGCTGGGCCGCTCGGCCGAGGCGGCCGCGCTGGTCGACCCGGACGGCGCGGTGCACCTGCTGCGCTGGCCCGCGGTCGGCCCGGAGCTGTACCGCAGCGCGCACGGCGGCACCGACGAGGCCGGCCGCGACGCCGTCGCGGGCTGGCTGGTGGAGGATCCGCCGTTCGTGGGCCTCGGCCTCGCCCCGAACGTCGACCAGGTGGTGCGCGAGCACCGCGTGCACGGGGTGGAGCTGCCGCACGGCGCGCAGCTGTGGCAGCTCGGCCACGACGGCGAGGAACGGCAGGTCGCCGTGCTCGACGGCGACCTCGGGACCTGGGTGACCGGATGA
- a CDS encoding AAA family ATPase, whose amino-acid sequence MSTPHQPDAPPAPAVPAGGALPGRAAAPHLDPAVAGLTEQPPTARRRWPWQGPQAEQPSSADVAAWTATLQTPVPSPRRIGVVALKGGVGKTTLSVLLAGTLARARQDPVLLFDADTTFGSLALRTGVPLSASAHELAAAGDPGRFDVLAGALARSADGAWVLPSGRDPEQSAALTEQVYIGAMNAVFQHFAVMVTDCGAGLATPLMRRVVSGCHSLVLATSPSVDGILASHNVLRWLRSSGFAGLADRSVVALTNVPADGAGVDVTETVARFGPLAGDVVAVPADRHLAQGGRLDLDALSGPTRTAAVRLAASALGAALAAP is encoded by the coding sequence GTGAGCACGCCGCACCAGCCCGACGCGCCGCCCGCCCCCGCCGTCCCCGCCGGGGGAGCGCTGCCCGGGCGCGCCGCCGCGCCGCACCTGGACCCCGCCGTCGCCGGGCTCACCGAGCAGCCGCCCACCGCACGCCGGCGCTGGCCGTGGCAGGGCCCGCAGGCCGAGCAGCCCAGCTCCGCCGACGTCGCGGCCTGGACCGCGACGCTGCAGACCCCGGTGCCCTCCCCGCGCCGGATCGGGGTGGTGGCGCTCAAGGGCGGCGTGGGCAAGACCACGCTGTCGGTGCTGCTGGCCGGCACGCTCGCCCGCGCCCGCCAGGACCCGGTGCTGCTGTTCGACGCCGACACGACCTTCGGGTCGCTGGCGCTGCGCACCGGCGTGCCGCTGTCGGCCAGCGCCCACGAGCTCGCCGCCGCCGGTGACCCGGGGCGCTTCGACGTGCTGGCCGGGGCGCTGGCCCGCTCCGCCGACGGCGCCTGGGTGCTGCCCAGCGGCCGTGACCCCGAGCAGAGCGCCGCGCTGACCGAGCAGGTCTACATCGGCGCGATGAACGCCGTGTTCCAGCACTTCGCCGTCATGGTCACCGACTGCGGTGCCGGGCTGGCCACCCCGCTGATGCGCCGGGTCGTCTCCGGCTGCCACAGCTTGGTGCTGGCCACCTCCCCGAGCGTCGACGGCATCCTCGCCTCGCACAACGTGCTGCGCTGGCTGCGCTCCAGCGGCTTCGCCGGGCTGGCCGACCGCAGCGTGGTGGCGCTGACCAACGTGCCCGCGGACGGCGCCGGGGTCGACGTCACCGAGACGGTGGCGCGGTTCGGGCCGCTGGCCGGTGACGTCGTCGCCGTCCCCGCCGACCGGCACCTGGCCCAGGGCGGCCGGCTGGACCTCGACGCGCTCTCCGGCCCGACCCGGACGGCGGCCGTCCGGCTCGCCGCCTCGGCGCTCGGCGCCGCGCTCGCCGCTCCCTGA
- a CDS encoding GMC family oxidoreductase, translated as MSTEEWDVVVVGAGSSGCALAARLVDAGRRVLVLEAGADHPQPADFPATLRDAATLGAATPGHPANWSYTAQLAEDVSYPVVRGRVLGGSSAINGSYFVRGAPADFDGWAAAGNDLWSAAAVLPAFCRSEADADFGHRPGHGTDGPVPVRRSRPDHPVPDAFAAACEELGFPAEPDKNAGGPAGHGPIPLNVADGVRVNAAMAYLSPRRGSPLLTVRGGTRVTRVVVEGGRAVGVQTADGVVRAGEVVLAAGAVATPHLLMLSGIGPAEQLRAAGVPVLVDAPGVGAEFTDHPDLYVTWQPGRRLPTPRGMLPLATALNTAATGSGQVADLEVMPWLKPFSKVLLDRSSGGPLAGVGEAVRRSAGTLRALRGASLHRLLDQARRRDDLYLAVALQQEESRGRLTLTSADPGVQPRIEHRYLTEAADRRRLREGVRLAAELLRTAAFAPLVAERTGLPDEVLADDRELDRWTRRHLATAIHLAGSARMGPESDPGAVVDQRLRVRGVEGLRVVDTSVMPQVTSRGPAATAVMIGERAAELW; from the coding sequence GTGAGCACCGAGGAGTGGGACGTCGTGGTGGTCGGCGCCGGCTCCTCCGGGTGCGCGCTCGCCGCCCGGCTGGTCGACGCCGGCCGGCGGGTGCTCGTGCTGGAGGCCGGTGCGGACCACCCGCAGCCGGCCGACTTCCCGGCGACCCTCCGCGACGCCGCGACCCTGGGCGCCGCCACCCCCGGCCACCCGGCGAACTGGAGCTACACCGCCCAGCTGGCGGAGGACGTCAGCTACCCGGTGGTCCGCGGCCGGGTGCTCGGCGGCTCCAGCGCGATCAACGGCAGCTACTTCGTCCGCGGCGCCCCGGCCGACTTCGACGGCTGGGCCGCCGCCGGCAACGACCTGTGGTCGGCCGCGGCGGTGCTGCCCGCCTTCTGCCGGTCCGAGGCCGACGCCGACTTCGGGCACCGGCCGGGGCACGGGACCGACGGGCCGGTGCCGGTGCGCCGCAGCCGGCCCGACCACCCGGTCCCCGACGCGTTCGCCGCCGCCTGCGAGGAGCTGGGCTTCCCGGCCGAGCCGGACAAGAACGCCGGCGGCCCGGCCGGGCACGGCCCGATCCCGCTCAACGTCGCCGACGGGGTGCGGGTCAACGCGGCGATGGCCTACCTCTCGCCCCGGCGCGGCTCGCCGCTGCTCACCGTCCGGGGCGGCACCCGGGTCACCCGGGTGGTGGTGGAGGGCGGCCGTGCCGTGGGCGTGCAGACCGCGGACGGCGTCGTCCGGGCCGGCGAGGTGGTGCTCGCCGCCGGCGCGGTCGCGACGCCGCACCTGCTGATGCTCTCCGGGATCGGCCCGGCCGAGCAGCTGCGGGCGGCCGGGGTGCCGGTGCTGGTCGACGCCCCCGGGGTGGGCGCGGAGTTCACCGACCACCCCGACCTCTACGTGACCTGGCAGCCCGGCCGCCGGCTGCCCACCCCCCGCGGGATGCTGCCGCTGGCCACCGCGCTCAACACCGCGGCCACCGGGTCGGGGCAGGTCGCCGACCTGGAGGTGATGCCCTGGCTCAAGCCGTTCTCCAAGGTGCTGCTGGACCGGTCGTCGGGCGGGCCGCTGGCCGGGGTGGGGGAGGCGGTGCGCCGTTCGGCGGGCACGCTGCGCGCGCTGCGCGGCGCGTCGCTGCACCGGCTGCTCGACCAGGCCCGCCGGCGGGACGACCTCTACCTGGCGGTGGCCCTGCAGCAGGAGGAGAGCCGCGGCCGGCTGACCCTCACCAGCGCCGACCCCGGGGTGCAGCCGCGGATCGAGCACCGGTACCTGACCGAGGCCGCCGACCGGCGCCGGCTGCGCGAGGGGGTCCGGCTGGCGGCCGAGCTGCTGCGGACGGCGGCGTTCGCCCCGCTGGTCGCCGAGCGCACCGGGCTGCCCGACGAGGTGCTGGCCGACGACCGGGAGCTCGACCGGTGGACCCGCCGGCACCTGGCCACCGCCATCCACCTGGCCGGCAGCGCGCGGATGGGGCCGGAGAGCGACCCCGGGGCCGTGGTCGACCAGCGGCTGCGGGTCCGCGGCGTCGAGGGGCTGCGGGTGGTGGACACCTCGGTCATGCCGCAGGTGACCTCGCGCGGGCCGGCGGCCACCGCGGTGATGATCGGCGAGCGGGCCGCCGAGCTCTGGTGA
- a CDS encoding MBL fold metallo-hydrolase, whose amino-acid sequence MNAPVDPRSGWDLPVPGGMPRTAELEPLVARVLAPNPSGMTLDGTNTYVVGEPGSGQAVVVDPGPADAAHLAAVEGVLAARDARVVAVLVTHHHGDHAEAAQPWGARFGAPVAAAAAHVAGPAGRVLAPGEQLRLAGTTIGVVGTPGHTADHLAFRLESGAVLVGDHVLGRGTSVVTHPEGDVVAYLESLRRVHDLGPAALYCGHGPELTVDPTAVLDFYLAHRAFREEQLLAGLAAGPRTVDELVAEVYAAVPQALWPAAAQSTRATLAKLVAEGRVAPRAGDAVALAGPG is encoded by the coding sequence GTGAACGCACCGGTGGACCCGCGCTCGGGGTGGGACCTGCCGGTCCCGGGCGGCATGCCGCGCACCGCGGAGCTCGAGCCCCTCGTCGCCCGGGTGCTGGCCCCCAACCCCTCGGGGATGACCCTGGACGGCACCAACACCTACGTCGTCGGCGAGCCCGGCAGCGGGCAGGCCGTCGTCGTCGACCCGGGGCCGGCGGACGCCGCGCACCTGGCCGCCGTCGAGGGCGTGCTGGCCGCCCGGGACGCCCGGGTGGTGGCCGTGCTGGTCACCCACCACCACGGCGACCACGCCGAGGCGGCGCAGCCGTGGGGTGCCCGCTTCGGTGCCCCGGTCGCCGCGGCCGCCGCGCACGTCGCGGGGCCGGCGGGCCGGGTGCTCGCGCCGGGGGAGCAGCTGCGCCTGGCCGGGACGACGATCGGCGTCGTCGGCACCCCCGGGCACACCGCCGACCACCTGGCGTTCCGGCTGGAGTCCGGCGCGGTGCTGGTCGGGGACCACGTGCTGGGCCGGGGGACGTCGGTGGTGACCCACCCCGAGGGCGACGTGGTGGCCTACCTGGAGTCGCTGCGACGGGTGCACGACCTGGGCCCGGCGGCGCTGTACTGCGGTCACGGGCCGGAGCTGACCGTCGACCCCACGGCGGTGCTGGACTTCTACCTCGCCCACCGGGCGTTCCGGGAGGAGCAGCTGCTCGCCGGTCTCGCCGCGGGCCCCCGCACCGTCGACGAGCTGGTGGCCGAGGTGTACGCCGCCGTCCCGCAGGCGCTGTGGCCGGCCGCCGCCCAGTCGACCCGGGCCACGCTGGCCAAGCTGGTCGCCGAGGGCCGGGTGGCGCCCCGCGCCGGTGACGCCGTCGCGCTGGCCGGCCCCGGGTGA
- a CDS encoding right-handed parallel beta-helix repeat-containing protein codes for MSQTLQVDPGQPGAYPTIGEALGDAPDGATLLVAAGSYPESLDLRGKGATIAAAEGAEVVVSGSGGFEPTVRCRDTALTLRGLTLAGTDTTVVDADGASLTMEGCTVRAGAGAGVKVSGRTALRVTGCTVTGGTQGLVIEDSAGTVDDTAVRDSADDGVIVRLGADPVLRNVTVSGAGHRGVYVYQFGKPTLEGCEVTGSGSTGIAVSQGSAPVLRRCSVSGTAGVGIVFDADTSGEVDGCRTEGTAPPGLSIADGATVQVREAPASAAAGVGAVDQPTGDPERVEQLLAELDAMVGLAGVKDEVRAIIDEIQVNEWRRSAGLAVGGSSHHLVFAGAPGTGKTTVGRIYGSLLAALGVLPGGPLVEVSRRDLVGQYIGHTAEKTAAVFDRAGGGVVFLDEAYTLSRQAGGGGADFGQEAIDMIVKLMEDRRDGLAVIAAGYTSEMRDFLDANPGLASRFVKTVEFEDYDATELTLIITRMIAGGDYLLAADAEPLLLEHFTRVPRGADFGNAREARKLFEKLRKVQSQRLRGLGRQPSVEELQTLTGDDVRAAVAG; via the coding sequence ATGAGCCAGACCCTGCAGGTCGACCCGGGGCAACCGGGCGCCTACCCCACGATCGGCGAGGCGCTGGGTGACGCGCCCGACGGCGCCACCTTGCTGGTCGCGGCCGGCAGCTACCCCGAGTCGCTGGACCTGCGCGGCAAGGGCGCCACCATCGCCGCCGCCGAGGGGGCCGAGGTGGTCGTCAGCGGCTCCGGCGGCTTCGAGCCCACCGTGCGCTGCCGGGACACCGCGCTCACCCTCCGCGGGCTCACCCTGGCCGGCACCGACACCACGGTGGTCGACGCCGACGGCGCCTCGCTGACCATGGAGGGCTGCACGGTGCGCGCCGGTGCGGGCGCCGGGGTCAAGGTCAGCGGCCGGACGGCGCTGCGGGTCACCGGCTGCACCGTCACCGGCGGCACCCAGGGGCTGGTGATCGAGGACTCCGCCGGCACCGTCGACGACACCGCCGTGCGCGACTCCGCCGACGACGGCGTGATCGTGCGGCTGGGCGCCGACCCGGTGCTGCGCAACGTCACCGTGTCCGGCGCCGGGCACCGCGGCGTCTACGTCTACCAGTTCGGCAAGCCCACCCTGGAGGGCTGCGAGGTCACCGGCAGCGGGTCCACCGGCATCGCCGTCTCCCAGGGCAGCGCCCCGGTGCTGCGGCGCTGCTCGGTCAGCGGCACCGCCGGGGTCGGCATCGTCTTCGACGCCGACACCTCCGGCGAGGTCGACGGCTGCCGCACCGAGGGGACGGCGCCGCCCGGGTTGTCCATCGCCGACGGCGCGACCGTGCAGGTGCGCGAGGCGCCGGCGAGCGCGGCGGCCGGGGTGGGCGCGGTCGACCAGCCCACCGGCGACCCCGAGCGGGTCGAGCAGCTGCTCGCCGAGCTCGACGCGATGGTCGGGCTGGCCGGGGTCAAGGACGAGGTCCGCGCGATCATCGACGAGATCCAGGTCAACGAGTGGCGGCGCAGCGCCGGGCTGGCCGTGGGCGGCTCGAGCCACCACCTGGTGTTCGCCGGGGCGCCGGGCACCGGCAAGACCACGGTCGGGCGGATCTACGGCTCTCTGCTGGCCGCCCTCGGGGTGCTGCCCGGCGGCCCGCTGGTCGAGGTCTCCCGCCGCGACCTGGTCGGCCAGTACATCGGGCACACCGCGGAGAAGACCGCGGCGGTGTTCGACCGCGCCGGGGGCGGCGTGGTCTTCCTGGACGAGGCCTACACGCTGTCCCGGCAGGCCGGTGGCGGGGGCGCCGACTTCGGCCAGGAGGCGATCGACATGATCGTCAAGCTGATGGAGGACCGCCGCGACGGGCTGGCCGTCATCGCCGCGGGCTACACCTCGGAGATGCGCGACTTCCTCGACGCCAACCCCGGACTGGCGTCGCGGTTCGTGAAGACCGTCGAGTTCGAGGACTACGACGCCACCGAGCTGACCCTGATCATCACCCGGATGATCGCCGGCGGCGACTATCTGCTCGCCGCCGACGCCGAGCCGCTGCTGCTCGAGCACTTCACCCGGGTGCCCCGGGGTGCCGACTTCGGCAACGCCCGCGAGGCCCGCAAGCTGTTCGAGAAGCTGCGCAAGGTGCAGTCCCAGCGGCTGCGCGGCCTGGGCCGGCAGCCCTCCGTCGAGGAGCTGCAGACCCTCACCGGCGACGACGTCCGGGCCGCCGTCGCCGGCTGA
- a CDS encoding ATP-binding cassette domain-containing protein encodes MSTAVGRSDDAPLLELRGIGKDFGSVIALDDISTTVRAGQVTCVLGDNGAGKSTLIKVLSGVHRPTRGELLLDGRPVEFDAPREALDAGIATVFQDLAMIPLMAIWRNFFLGSEPTTGWGPFRRFDSATAKDVTRRELAAMGIDIRDPDQPVGTLSGGERQSVAIARAVHFGARVLILDEPTSALGVKQAGVVLRYIAQARDRGLGVVFITHNPHHAHPVGDRFLLLNRGRSMGDFAKGELSREELTTMMAGGDELTELAEELERPTGR; translated from the coding sequence ATGAGCACCGCGGTGGGCCGGTCCGACGACGCACCCCTGCTCGAGCTGCGCGGCATCGGCAAGGACTTCGGCTCGGTCATCGCGCTGGACGACATCTCCACCACCGTGCGGGCCGGTCAGGTCACCTGCGTGCTCGGCGACAACGGCGCGGGCAAGTCGACGCTGATCAAGGTGCTCTCCGGCGTGCACCGCCCGACCCGGGGCGAGCTGCTGCTCGACGGCCGGCCGGTCGAGTTCGACGCCCCGCGGGAGGCGCTGGACGCCGGGATCGCGACGGTCTTCCAGGACCTGGCGATGATCCCGCTGATGGCCATCTGGCGGAACTTCTTCCTCGGGTCGGAGCCGACGACCGGCTGGGGCCCGTTCCGGCGCTTCGACAGCGCCACGGCCAAGGACGTCACCCGCCGCGAGCTGGCCGCGATGGGCATCGACATCCGCGACCCCGACCAGCCCGTGGGCACGCTGTCCGGCGGAGAGCGGCAGTCGGTCGCGATCGCCCGGGCCGTGCACTTCGGTGCTCGGGTGCTGATCCTCGACGAGCCGACCTCGGCGCTGGGCGTGAAGCAGGCCGGCGTGGTCTTGCGCTACATCGCGCAGGCGCGGGACCGTGGTCTCGGGGTCGTCTTCATCACGCACAACCCGCACCACGCCCACCCGGTGGGCGACCGGTTCCTGCTGCTCAACCGTGGCCGCAGCATGGGCGACTTCGCCAAGGGCGAGCTGTCCCGCGAGGAGTTGACCACGATGATGGCCGGCGGTGACGAGCTGACCGAGCTCGCCGAGGAGCTGGAGCGCCCCACCGGTCGGTGA
- a CDS encoding ABC transporter permease — protein sequence MSATREAPVERPVRADERLAAVGIWRRLLVKPELGSLIGAVVILAFFSAQSDVFRGLSGIANWLDVASTLGIMAVAVALLMIGGHFDLSAGVLTGTTALTVGIVATELDQNIWVAIGAALVLALAIGFANGWLVTRTGLPSFIITLGTFLMLQGLNLGLTKLFTGTVVVRGIAEAPGYHSAELLLASTINVFGQPFRVAIVWWLLATAVASWVLLRTRFGNWVFATGGDEVASRNVGVPARRTTITLFMTTAAAAWLVGSITAVRLTSVQANTGTGQELIYIVAAVIGGCLLTGGFGSAIGAALGALVFGMTQQGIVYLDWDADWFYFFLGAMLLLAVLTNRLVRRYAEAARR from the coding sequence ATGAGTGCCACCCGGGAGGCGCCGGTCGAGCGGCCGGTGCGTGCCGACGAGCGGCTCGCCGCCGTCGGCATCTGGCGCCGGCTGCTGGTCAAGCCCGAGCTCGGGTCGCTGATCGGCGCCGTCGTCATCCTGGCGTTCTTCTCCGCCCAGTCCGACGTCTTCCGCGGGCTGAGCGGGATCGCGAACTGGCTGGACGTCGCCTCGACGCTGGGCATCATGGCGGTCGCGGTCGCGCTGCTGATGATCGGCGGGCACTTCGACCTCTCCGCCGGCGTGCTGACCGGCACGACCGCGCTGACCGTCGGCATCGTGGCCACCGAGCTGGACCAGAACATCTGGGTGGCGATCGGGGCGGCGCTGGTGCTGGCCCTGGCCATCGGCTTCGCCAACGGCTGGCTGGTCACCCGCACCGGCCTGCCCAGCTTCATCATCACGCTGGGCACCTTCCTGATGCTGCAGGGCCTGAACCTCGGCCTGACCAAGCTGTTCACCGGCACGGTCGTCGTCCGCGGCATCGCCGAGGCCCCCGGCTACCACTCGGCGGAACTGCTGCTGGCCTCCACGATCAACGTGTTCGGGCAGCCGTTCCGGGTGGCGATCGTGTGGTGGCTGCTGGCCACCGCCGTCGCCAGCTGGGTGCTGCTGCGCACCCGCTTCGGCAACTGGGTCTTCGCCACCGGCGGTGACGAGGTCGCCAGCCGCAACGTCGGCGTCCCGGCCCGGCGGACGACGATCACGCTGTTCATGACGACGGCGGCCGCGGCCTGGCTGGTCGGCTCGATCACCGCCGTCCGGCTGACCTCGGTGCAGGCCAACACCGGCACCGGTCAGGAGCTGATCTACATCGTCGCGGCCGTCATCGGCGGGTGCCTGCTCACCGGTGGGTTCGGCTCGGCGATCGGGGCGGCGCTGGGTGCGCTGGTCTTCGGGATGACCCAGCAGGGGATCGTCTACCTGGACTGGGACGCCGACTGGTTCTACTTCTTCCTCGGGGCGATGCTGCTGCTCGCGGTGCTCACCAACCGGCTGGTCCGCCGCTACGCCGAGGCGGCCCGGCGATGA
- a CDS encoding sugar ABC transporter substrate-binding protein gives MARRTRLLALALAAPLLLSACSTDDSGSGDGGGGDSGGSAAADGDLSFAVVTHGSAGDAFWDVVQKGAEAAGEDLGVSVDYQSDGDPQRQSQLVQAAVNQDVDGIVVSMANPDALQDSVEAAVAAGIPVITINSGAEQSAQFGAIGHVGQDEAIAGQGAGQRLAQDGATNVLCVVHEAGNIGLEQRCDGASQGLGSEVRLLQVDINDLQAAQSTITSQLQSDPTIDAVLTLNSGVASVAAAAASDAGSEAEIATFDLNGDVISAIQDGSISFAVDQQQYEQGYLPIVMLKLYAQNLNTVGGGQPVLTGPGIVDSTNVDEIADLASAGTR, from the coding sequence ATGGCCCGACGCACCCGGCTGCTCGCGCTCGCCCTGGCAGCCCCCCTGCTGCTCAGCGCCTGCTCCACCGACGACTCCGGCTCCGGCGACGGTGGCGGGGGCGACAGCGGCGGCAGTGCTGCCGCCGACGGCGACCTCAGCTTCGCCGTCGTCACCCACGGCTCCGCCGGCGACGCCTTCTGGGACGTCGTGCAGAAGGGCGCCGAGGCCGCCGGCGAGGACCTGGGCGTGAGCGTCGACTACCAGAGCGACGGCGACCCGCAGCGCCAGTCGCAGCTCGTCCAGGCCGCGGTGAACCAGGACGTCGACGGCATCGTCGTCTCGATGGCCAACCCCGACGCCCTGCAGGACTCGGTCGAGGCCGCGGTCGCCGCGGGCATCCCGGTCATCACGATCAACTCCGGCGCCGAGCAGTCGGCGCAGTTCGGTGCCATCGGGCACGTCGGCCAGGACGAGGCGATCGCCGGGCAGGGCGCCGGCCAGCGGCTCGCCCAGGACGGCGCGACGAACGTGCTCTGCGTCGTCCACGAGGCCGGCAACATCGGGCTCGAGCAGCGCTGCGACGGCGCCTCCCAGGGGCTGGGCAGCGAGGTGCGGCTGCTGCAGGTCGACATCAACGACCTGCAGGCCGCGCAGTCGACGATCACCTCGCAGCTGCAGAGCGACCCGACCATCGACGCCGTGCTCACGCTGAACTCCGGCGTCGCCTCGGTCGCCGCCGCGGCGGCCTCCGACGCCGGCTCCGAGGCCGAGATCGCCACCTTCGACCTCAATGGCGACGTGATCTCCGCGATCCAGGACGGCTCGATCTCCTTCGCCGTCGACCAGCAGCAGTACGAGCAGGGCTACCTGCCGATCGTGATGCTGAAGCTCTACGCGCAGAACCTGAACACCGTCGGTGGTGGTCAGCCGGTGCTGACCGGTCCGGGGATCGTCGACTCGACCAACGTCGACGAGATCGCCGACCTCGCCTCCGCGGGCACCCGCTGA
- a CDS encoding M23 family metallopeptidase, which translates to MSQHPLRPSPVLARRSRRPAVPRRPSRLLAAALATVVAGAVLAGGGVALAAPENPSDQQLGDARVAQDAAAAEVGRIAGLVAAAQSQLEQVQVQAEAAGTAYLLAEEARLAAESAAEQTARDLQAAADAVAQAQLRIADFSRDSYMNGATLAGEMALLDAEGPGELVRKAALLDYVADHQVDVLGLLEAAQQQQAAADAAAQAARAEKVATEAAAASAKAEAEAQVANQQAAVAQVTAQKAALEQQLQAAQVRLLELQGARDAYQAWLAQKAAEEAAARQAEERARAQAAAEEQADTGGQGYVRPARGVTTSCFGARWGVTHFGVDIAAPIGTPVYAAASGVVQRAGTATGFGYAVYIRGDDGAVTVYGHVNEYYVSAGERVSAGEQIAEVGNRGQSTGPHLHFEVHPNGAMYSGQVDPVPWLRARGISISRC; encoded by the coding sequence ATGTCGCAGCACCCGCTGCGCCCGTCACCGGTGCTCGCGCGCCGGAGCCGGAGGCCCGCCGTGCCCCGACGCCCGTCCCGGCTGCTCGCCGCAGCCCTCGCCACCGTGGTGGCCGGTGCGGTGCTGGCCGGTGGCGGCGTGGCGCTCGCTGCCCCGGAGAACCCCAGCGACCAGCAGCTCGGCGACGCCCGGGTGGCCCAGGACGCGGCCGCCGCCGAGGTGGGCCGGATCGCCGGGCTCGTCGCGGCGGCCCAGTCGCAGCTGGAGCAGGTGCAGGTGCAGGCCGAGGCGGCCGGCACCGCCTACCTGCTCGCCGAGGAGGCCCGGCTGGCGGCCGAGTCCGCCGCGGAGCAGACGGCGCGCGACCTGCAGGCGGCCGCCGACGCGGTCGCCCAGGCCCAGCTGCGGATCGCCGACTTCTCCCGGGACAGCTACATGAACGGCGCCACGCTGGCCGGCGAGATGGCCCTGCTGGACGCCGAGGGCCCGGGCGAGCTGGTGCGCAAGGCCGCGCTGCTGGACTACGTCGCCGACCACCAGGTCGACGTCCTCGGCCTGCTCGAGGCCGCCCAGCAGCAGCAGGCGGCCGCGGACGCCGCCGCCCAGGCGGCCCGCGCCGAGAAGGTGGCCACCGAGGCGGCCGCCGCCTCGGCGAAGGCGGAGGCCGAGGCCCAGGTCGCCAACCAGCAGGCCGCCGTCGCCCAGGTCACCGCGCAGAAGGCGGCCCTGGAGCAGCAGCTGCAGGCCGCCCAGGTGCGGCTGCTGGAGCTGCAGGGGGCCCGGGACGCCTACCAGGCCTGGCTGGCGCAGAAGGCCGCCGAGGAGGCCGCCGCCCGGCAGGCCGAGGAGCGGGCCCGGGCGCAGGCCGCCGCGGAGGAGCAGGCGGACACCGGCGGGCAGGGCTACGTGCGGCCGGCCCGGGGCGTGACGACCAGCTGCTTCGGCGCCCGCTGGGGCGTGACCCACTTCGGCGTCGACATCGCCGCCCCGATCGGCACCCCCGTCTACGCCGCGGCGTCCGGCGTCGTCCAGCGCGCCGGCACCGCGACCGGGTTCGGCTACGCCGTCTACATCCGGGGCGACGACGGGGCGGTCACCGTCTACGGGCACGTCAACGAGTACTACGTGAGCGCCGGGGAGCGGGTCTCGGCCGGCGAGCAGATCGCCGAGGTGGGCAACCGCGGCCAGTCGACCGGTCCGCACCTGCACTTCGAGGTGCACCCGAACGGCGCCATGTACAGCGGCCAGGTCGACCCGGTGCCGTGGCTCCGGGCCCGCGGGATCTCGATCAGCCGCTGCTGA